Proteins from a genomic interval of Neisseria arctica:
- a CDS encoding hemagglutinin repeat-containing protein, protein MKAIKSFRRLFCHLSSDILRLDSAKDLILESGQSAQTADGKNSSLGASVGVGASVGAQTGVYAYGEVGGSKGRNRYLAQTHDHTTLKADNIQLASEGDTTLKGAAATANRIDAGVSGRLNIESVQDHLEQENKQTGAGVRVQVSFGTAWEASGNFSQSKASGSSDTVSVQSGLFAGDGGYHINTDSVHLKGGAIASTAPKEQNELTANRFTFENIQNQSSYSASNVGLSGGYGENPDNEPGYTDGSSFSPSLPQYEKGGDSTTTYATLSEGRLNIAGKDTTVQELGINSDSSSAHRAVAALPDLAKITEKQQIVAKATANVASAVSTYRQNQLAKAQEALSNAETELMGATFSGNQSDIEAARGRLNEARENVKAWETGGSKARALNAGTTLITGILGGQSEVQAAVNTASPYTAQLIGQTFGQNGSHPNEALQLLAHAVNSGVLAVVNGGSFEAGAVSGAGSELAAKAITQTLFGEEAATNPSILGEQEKTLVSDLSAVFGTVSGGLAGDSALNAQIGAVAGQNAVENNYHLQIGQRQVMKSELKACKGNLSCELEVENKWESTAIKNQKDLYAACDKGINTSTCVNLRNKIDTSTYNGWKDYTYPTGMELSVSTDAALYLGVGGNVKANVAIGNRGAAAQFEGGVGIGVGAKAKAGKWEREEKNVNISSSANLGEVTFGSKPNPDSATLSTKASVELNAGVVNLNTEVTEGREYKTDGTSSIYKNWSNNATAKTQLGVGGVIKWDFLNYRTNKHEKRLQ, encoded by the coding sequence CTGAAAGCCATCAAATCTTTCAGACGGCTTTTTTGTCATCTCTCCTCCGATATCCTGCGCTTAGATTCGGCCAAAGACCTCATCCTCGAATCCGGCCAATCCGCCCAAACAGCCGACGGCAAAAACAGCAGCCTCGGCGCATCGGTCGGTGTCGGCGCTTCCGTGGGCGCGCAAACCGGTGTGTACGCCTATGGCGAAGTCGGCGGCAGCAAAGGCAGAAACCGTTATCTTGCCCAAACCCACGACCACACCACCCTCAAAGCCGACAATATCCAATTGGCGAGCGAAGGCGATACCACCCTCAAAGGGGCAGCGGCCACCGCCAACCGCATCGATGCCGGTGTGAGCGGCCGTCTGAACATCGAAAGCGTCCAAGACCATCTCGAGCAGGAAAACAAACAGACCGGCGCGGGCGTACGCGTTCAAGTATCCTTTGGCACCGCATGGGAAGCCTCGGGCAACTTCAGCCAAAGCAAAGCCTCGGGCAGCAGCGACACCGTATCCGTCCAATCCGGCCTCTTCGCCGGAGACGGCGGCTACCACATCAACACCGACAGCGTCCACCTCAAAGGCGGCGCGATTGCCTCCACCGCGCCTAAAGAGCAAAACGAGCTGACCGCCAACCGCTTTACCTTTGAAAACATTCAAAACCAAAGCAGCTACAGCGCGTCCAATGTCGGCTTAAGCGGCGGCTATGGCGAAAACCCCGACAATGAACCGGGCTACACCGACGGCAGCAGCTTCAGCCCGTCTTTGCCGCAATATGAAAAAGGCGGCGACAGCACCACCACCTACGCCACCCTGAGCGAAGGCCGTCTGAACATAGCCGGTAAAGACACCACCGTACAGGAACTGGGCATAAACAGCGACAGCAGCAGCGCGCACCGAGCCGTTGCTGCCCTACCCGATTTGGCCAAGATTACGGAGAAACAGCAGATTGTGGCGAAGGCCACGGCAAATGTGGCTTCAGCCGTATCGACTTACCGCCAAAACCAACTGGCCAAAGCCCAAGAAGCCCTCAGCAATGCTGAAACAGAACTGATGGGTGCAACCTTCAGCGGCAATCAAAGCGATATCGAAGCAGCCAGAGGCCGTCTGAATGAAGCACGGGAGAATGTGAAAGCATGGGAAACAGGCGGCAGCAAAGCCCGAGCCTTAAACGCAGGTACGACACTGATTACCGGCATACTTGGCGGCCAAAGCGAAGTTCAGGCAGCGGTCAATACCGCCAGCCCCTACACCGCCCAACTGATCGGCCAAACTTTCGGTCAAAACGGCAGCCATCCGAATGAAGCACTGCAACTGCTTGCCCATGCTGTCAACAGCGGCGTATTGGCCGTTGTAAACGGCGGCAGCTTTGAAGCCGGTGCCGTCAGCGGCGCGGGCAGCGAGCTGGCGGCCAAAGCCATCACACAAACCCTGTTTGGCGAAGAAGCAGCGACCAATCCGAGCATATTGGGTGAGCAGGAAAAGACACTGGTCAGCGACTTATCGGCGGTATTCGGCACGGTATCGGGTGGTTTGGCCGGTGATTCGGCTTTGAATGCGCAGATTGGTGCTGTGGCTGGGCAGAATGCGGTGGAGAATAATTACCACCTGCAAATTGGCCAGCGTCAGGTAATGAAATCGGAGCTTAAAGCTTGTAAAGGAAATTTATCTTGTGAGCTTGAAGTAGAGAATAAATGGGAAAGTACGGCAATAAAAAATCAAAAAGACTTATATGCAGCCTGTGACAAGGGTATCAATACATCTACCTGTGTAAACTTAAGGAATAAAATTGATACAAGTACCTATAATGGCTGGAAAGATTATACTTATCCCACAGGCATGGAGCTTTCAGTCTCAACAGATGCTGCACTTTATCTTGGGGTAGGAGGCAATGTTAAAGCTAATGTTGCCATCGGAAACAGAGGGGCAGCAGCACAATTTGAAGGTGGTGTGGGTATAGGTGTCGGTGCTAAAGCTAAGGCAGGCAAATGGGAAAGAGAGGAAAAAAATGTAAATATTTCCTCCAGTGCCAACTTAGGAGAAGTAACATTTGGCTCTAAGCCAAATCCTGATTCTGCCACATTATCAACTAAAGCTTCTGTTGAGCTAAATGCAGGAGTTGTGAATTTAAATACGGAAGTAACCGAAGGGAGAGAATATAAAACAGATGGAACTTCATCTATTTATAAAAACTGGTCTAATAATGCTACGGCTAAAACACAATTAGGAGTTGGTGGAGTAATTAAATGGGACTTTTTAAATTATAGGACTAACAAACATGAAAAAAGATTACAATGA
- a CDS encoding VENN motif pre-toxin domain-containing protein, whose protein sequence is MQALGIHSDSSSAHRAVAALPDLAKITEKQQIVAKATADVASAVSVYRQNQLSKAQAALSNAETELMGATFSGNQSDIDAAQGRLNEARENVKAWETGGSKARALNAGTTLITGILGGQSEVQAAVNTASPYTAQLIGQTFGQNGSHPNEALQLIGHALNSGILATVNGGSFEAGAVSGAGSELAAKALTQTLFGEAAAANPNALGEQEKALIKDLSSAFGAVSGGLAGGSALNAQIGGVAGKNAVENNWLGSSTYRRNLAEQAKKGSQEALQLLEIENKLKRYGIADFEALAEEYEKCNGCKSAVAKYQAARNKADAKIVDLIQKGVLTDAELTLLQSKSSERVSAIRKSGYGNMVANAEVKAQADILDFILDARMQRDGVKLTPSQEIGMTLLAGGYGNTPKGSVKPIFTASNQQKTAKNIASSQSRSVNKQEQISNNRKVTESATQTIGKSGYRSIQEFTEAVRMNYQKFYDQGYAQAKKLAEQGKIGKSNREIGSNADQYARVNLRDWLKNEGIKEGPSEIIQINRRLYDPLGSGKYRIPDVYIPGSKTILDGSLEFKTKQSKQIQDFNRYSNGAKTTIIVPSGATSRGSYSIPQ, encoded by the coding sequence GTGCAGGCATTGGGCATCCACAGCGACAGCAGCAGCGCGCACAGAGCCGTTGCTGCCCTACCCGATTTGGCCAAGATTACGGAGAAACAGCAGATTGTGGCGAAGGCCACGGCAGATGTGGCTTCAGCCGTATCGGTTTACCGCCAAAACCAACTGTCCAAAGCCCAAGCAGCCCTCAGCAATGCCGAAACAGAACTGATGGGGGCAACCTTCAGCGGCAATCAAAGCGATATTGATGCCGCACAAGGCCGTCTGAACGAAGCACGGGAGAATGTGAAAGCATGGGAAACCGGCGGCAGCAAAGCCCGCGCCTTAAACGCAGGTACGACACTGATTACCGGCATACTTGGCGGACAAAGCGAAGTTCAGGCAGCGGTCAATACCGCCAGCCCGTACACCGCCCAACTGATCGGCCAAACTTTCGGTCAAAACGGCAGCCATCCGAATGAAGCTTTGCAACTGATTGGCCACGCCCTCAACAGCGGCATACTGGCAACCGTAAACGGCGGCAGCTTTGAAGCCGGTGCCGTCAGCGGCGCGGGCAGCGAGCTGGCGGCCAAAGCCCTCACACAAACCCTGTTTGGCGAAGCAGCAGCAGCCAATCCTAACGCACTGGGCGAGCAGGAAAAGGCATTGATTAAAGACTTGTCGTCTGCCTTCGGTGCGGTATCGGGCGGTTTGGCCGGTGGTTCGGCTTTGAATGCACAGATTGGCGGGGTTGCGGGTAAAAATGCGGTGGAGAATAACTGGTTAGGCAGCAGTACATATCGTAGAAATCTGGCGGAACAAGCGAAGAAAGGCAGTCAAGAAGCATTACAACTATTAGAGATTGAAAATAAACTCAAACGCTACGGTATTGCTGATTTTGAAGCATTGGCAGAAGAATATGAGAAATGTAACGGCTGCAAATCTGCTGTAGCAAAATACCAAGCTGCCAGAAATAAAGCCGATGCCAAAATTGTAGATTTGATTCAAAAAGGCGTTTTAACCGATGCTGAATTAACGCTTCTGCAATCCAAATCCTCAGAAAGGGTCAGTGCCATCCGTAAAAGCGGATACGGCAATATGGTTGCCAATGCCGAAGTGAAGGCTCAAGCGGATATTTTGGATTTTATTCTTGATGCGAGAATGCAGCGAGACGGCGTAAAGCTAACTCCTAGTCAAGAAATCGGCATGACATTATTGGCTGGGGGATACGGGAATACACCGAAGGGTTCGGTTAAACCCATCTTTACTGCAAGTAATCAACAGAAAACTGCTAAAAATATTGCTTCTTCTCAATCTAGAAGTGTTAATAAGCAGGAGCAAATATCTAATAATCGGAAGGTAACGGAATCTGCAACCCAAACAATTGGGAAATCGGGTTATCGCTCAATTCAAGAATTTACAGAAGCTGTTAGGATGAATTATCAAAAATTCTATGATCAGGGTTATGCACAAGCCAAAAAATTGGCGGAACAAGGTAAAATAGGAAAATCAAATAGAGAAATTGGATCCAATGCAGACCAATATGCTCGTGTTAATTTAAGAGACTGGTTAAAAAATGAGGGAATTAAAGAAGGTCCTAGTGAAATCATTCAAATCAATCGCAGACTCTACGATCCTTTAGGGAGTGGCAAATATCGTATTCCTGATGTTTATATTCCTGGATCTAAAACAATTTTAGATGGATCATTGGAGTTTAAAACCAAACAATCAAAGCAAATACAAGATTTTAATCGTTACAGTAATGGTGCAAAAACAACCATTATTGTACCTTCTGGAGCAACTTCTAGAGGATCTTATAGTATTCCACAATAA
- a CDS encoding SMI1/KNR4 family protein has product MKNEELKSTILDLINRAEGNRIQIPLPDDNLIAEYEKIIGLHFDEEYKFFLKNASNILYGFIEPLVITADQSSRSELSHAISEAKLLGVPSNWLPICEDNGDYYCLTEDKSIHLWTSNGLTEECWPNLSSWINQVWINNG; this is encoded by the coding sequence ATGAAAAATGAAGAGCTAAAATCAACTATTTTAGATTTAATTAATCGAGCAGAAGGAAATAGAATACAAATCCCATTGCCAGATGACAATCTAATTGCAGAATATGAAAAAATAATTGGTCTACATTTTGACGAAGAGTACAAATTTTTTCTAAAAAATGCCAGTAATATACTTTATGGCTTCATTGAACCATTGGTAATAACTGCTGACCAATCCAGTAGGAGTGAACTTAGTCACGCTATTTCAGAGGCCAAATTGCTTGGTGTTCCCAGTAATTGGCTTCCTATCTGCGAAGATAATGGCGATTATTATTGCCTAACAGAAGATAAAAGTATTCACCTTTGGACAAGTAACGGACTTACTGAAGAATGCTGGCCAAATCTAAGCTCATGGATAAATCAAGTTTGGATAAATAATGGATAA